A window from Leptospira meyeri encodes these proteins:
- a CDS encoding response regulator transcription factor produces MKKQVYIVDDHPLVVDALQNLIAKSEDLECIGSADNIEKSFNDIEKLQPSLVLIDIQLKQNQNGLQLLKRLRTTFPNIAVIIISMLTDDTFVDRAFKLGAMGYVFKEDTTTQIVEAIHTVLKGDYFVSSSQATRLLGHLYRASQKDEKDPIDRLSNRELEVFLMIGEGMPVKEIAANMGLAPSTIETLRSRIKSKLSITENEKLIRVAVEWKYTQAKTDIVVS; encoded by the coding sequence ATGAAGAAACAAGTCTATATCGTTGATGACCACCCTCTTGTAGTAGATGCACTACAAAACCTAATTGCTAAATCGGAAGATTTAGAGTGCATCGGGAGTGCGGATAACATTGAAAAATCATTTAATGATATAGAAAAACTGCAACCAAGTTTGGTGTTAATCGATATCCAACTCAAACAAAACCAAAATGGTTTGCAGTTACTCAAACGTCTTAGAACAACTTTTCCAAATATTGCCGTCATCATCATCAGTATGTTGACGGACGATACCTTTGTGGATCGTGCTTTTAAATTGGGTGCGATGGGTTATGTTTTTAAAGAAGATACAACCACACAAATTGTAGAAGCCATCCACACTGTGCTTAAGGGAGATTATTTTGTTAGTTCGTCCCAGGCAACTCGACTGCTCGGACATTTATACAGAGCTTCCCAAAAAGACGAAAAAGATCCCATCGACAGATTGTCTAATCGTGAATTGGAAGTGTTTCTCATGATTGGGGAAGGGATGCCGGTCAAAGAAATTGCTGCCAATATGGGTCTTGCTCCTTCCACCATTGAAACTTTGCGTTCCCGTATTAAATCCAAACTCAGCATCACTGAGAACGAAAAACTAATTCGTGTGGCTGTGGAATGGAAATACACCCAAGCCAAAACGGATATCGTCGTTTCGTAA
- a CDS encoding NAD(P) transhydrogenase subunit alpha, whose amino-acid sequence MEIFVTAVTIFVLAIFVGFEIITKIPPILHTPLMSGSNAISGITLIGALYAAGIQESNITKILGLLSVIFATINVVGGFLVTHRMLGMFKKKDAPK is encoded by the coding sequence ATGGAAATATTTGTTACAGCCGTCACGATTTTCGTCCTAGCGATCTTCGTGGGATTTGAAATCATCACAAAAATCCCTCCCATCCTCCACACCCCTCTTATGTCGGGTTCCAACGCCATTTCCGGCATTACCTTGATTGGTGCGCTTTATGCTGCCGGGATCCAAGAGAGCAATATCACCAAAATTTTGGGACTCCTCTCTGTTATTTTTGCTACGATCAACGTAGTGGGTGGGTTTCTAGTAACTCATAGAATGCTCGGAATGTTTAAGAAGAAGGACGCACCTAAATAA
- a CDS encoding spiro-SPASM protein, whose amino-acid sequence MMNRKDYNPSFAVVYLDNQSIQFLNQNFKPELLEEFVHRLSKIFPKIQIHINTNNLLSEKINSTTVKNQFIVHEDVSKEYEFLLKLGKLLPESKYKDPDWDEVCFLYFTGISPLLDSRLTETAWDRHRNFFSQYSYSENLPPGLTPTIITREFLTSLPDTLATDIHSYFLKNINQYDVDIFYKAPDLRQLRLDFRLSSFRSLTLIQGLLPLGEDLTYENLLSKLKENPQLFRSAPSYLEWEIYKGCELKCTFCPREFSDLTNDGSFVSLTEVKSTISKLNEELTSPITISLTGNGEPLLHPDFKNVVLEILKLETLSELIIETALYKNTESLLSLIESLNPSEKEKICVIVNVTTLKPDVYKSLYGKSELENVLVTIDKLSLILSNKSLHVQMIKMKEVEEEIDPYFTFFEKKGINIILQKYNTFANKLPERRVSDLTPIHRDFCWHLVRDLSVFVDGSVSICKQNQTEIIGNLYKESLGAIWQKGLDFFKNSFLGEHDKIPAPCLNCDEWYTFNA is encoded by the coding sequence ATGATGAACCGTAAGGACTATAATCCAAGTTTTGCGGTTGTCTATTTGGATAACCAATCCATTCAATTTCTAAATCAAAATTTTAAACCAGAGTTGTTAGAAGAATTTGTACATCGCCTTTCTAAAATATTTCCCAAAATTCAAATTCATATCAATACAAACAATTTACTTTCTGAAAAAATAAATTCGACTACGGTAAAAAACCAATTTATAGTCCACGAAGATGTTTCCAAAGAGTATGAATTTCTCCTTAAATTAGGCAAACTTTTACCAGAATCAAAGTATAAAGACCCAGATTGGGATGAAGTTTGTTTTCTGTATTTTACTGGGATCTCTCCACTTTTAGATTCCAGACTAACAGAGACAGCATGGGATCGACATCGGAACTTTTTTAGCCAGTATTCTTATTCAGAAAACTTACCACCTGGACTTACACCCACGATCATCACTCGTGAATTTTTAACTTCTTTACCCGATACTTTGGCAACCGATATACATTCGTATTTCCTGAAAAATATTAACCAATATGATGTGGATATTTTTTACAAAGCACCTGATCTTCGCCAACTTCGTTTGGACTTTCGACTCTCCTCTTTTCGTTCCTTAACTCTCATCCAAGGACTATTGCCTTTGGGAGAAGATTTAACTTATGAAAATCTTCTTTCCAAATTAAAAGAAAATCCACAACTGTTTCGTAGTGCCCCTTCTTATTTAGAATGGGAAATTTATAAAGGTTGTGAGCTTAAGTGTACATTTTGTCCGCGCGAGTTCTCCGATTTAACAAATGATGGAAGTTTTGTTTCTTTGACGGAAGTAAAATCAACCATTTCCAAACTCAATGAAGAACTGACTTCACCCATCACCATTAGTCTTACAGGAAATGGGGAACCTCTCCTCCACCCCGATTTTAAAAACGTTGTTTTAGAAATTTTAAAATTAGAAACGCTTTCCGAACTGATCATCGAAACAGCTCTCTACAAAAACACAGAATCGTTGTTGTCCCTGATAGAAAGTTTAAATCCATCGGAAAAAGAGAAAATTTGTGTCATCGTAAATGTAACGACGTTAAAACCAGATGTTTACAAATCTTTATACGGAAAATCTGAACTGGAAAATGTCCTCGTCACAATCGATAAACTCTCGTTAATACTTTCAAACAAATCATTGCACGTTCAGATGATCAAAATGAAGGAAGTGGAAGAAGAGATTGATCCTTATTTTACTTTTTTTGAAAAAAAAGGAATTAATATCATCTTACAAAAATACAATACTTTTGCGAATAAACTCCCTGAACGTCGAGTGAGTGACCTCACACCGATTCACAGAGATTTTTGTTGGCATTTGGTTCGTGATTTGTCCGTTTTTGTTGATGGTTCTGTTTCCATTTGCAAACAAAACCAAACAGAAATCATAGGAAATTTATATAAAGAATCTCTCGGTGCTATTTGGCAAAAAGGATTAGATTTTTTTAAAAATAGCTTTCTTGGTGAGCACGATAAAATTCCTGCGCCTTGTTTGAATTGTGATGAGTGGTATACTTTCAACGCGTGA
- a CDS encoding DUF1554 domain-containing protein: MSCEAKNSDNTITTSALALVTNNNSNSNSTVTYTSSVFCKIFVTNSIIPYNAGITGFASHCTSASYKAMASDGTTRRACSTANCSSGTSEQINWVLKTNTIEQNQLYGSYTVVTGLSTDWTSGHAFTDWSGTGNGWYGDYSELNSSFCR, from the coding sequence ATGTCTTGTGAGGCAAAAAACTCAGACAATACGATAACAACCAGTGCACTTGCTCTTGTTACAAATAACAACTCTAACTCTAATTCCACAGTGACCTACACAAGCAGTGTATTTTGTAAAATCTTTGTTACCAACAGTATCATTCCCTACAACGCAGGTATTACTGGTTTTGCTTCACATTGTACAAGTGCGTCGTACAAAGCTATGGCTTCCGATGGTACCACGAGAAGAGCATGTTCAACTGCGAATTGTTCCAGTGGTACCTCAGAACAGATCAATTGGGTTTTAAAAACGAATACGATTGAACAAAATCAACTTTATGGAAGTTACACAGTGGTCACTGGACTTAGTACAGACTGGACGAGTGGGCATGCCTTTACAGATTGGTCTGGAACTGGGAATGGTTGGTATGGCGACTATTCAGAGTTAAATTCTAGTTTTTGTAGATAG
- a CDS encoding putative peptidyl-prolyl cis-trans isomerase — protein sequence MQKRLRMPRLLILFFASVFVFSLFFAPIISLSSYESLNSVLVIVGPKSISSLDYEEGVERYKNLSRFFPNYRKKGSLHSQVVDFLIDRAVVDNAADEESIQVNEKRIEAEIQKRMEAQGISDLEQFKKSVQTQFNLPYDVWLEDLPYQIKKGQLLQIKVSPPLPSEQEVQSWYNKNKAKVGSEFKFREIVFSPSNSSIDEETRVFNELTEIRNKSLKDPSFFKLVASGPRNESRYRLNGGLVNWVPTFELYKSQPTTASVLTQVGGAGKISEVFRDDRKRYCLVFIEGMRPTPLDAVRKGIQGFLFREKEQTSFEEWVSNTRKNSSISIFDPIYMKEYNISNPEEKYNID from the coding sequence ATGCAAAAAAGACTTCGAATGCCTCGACTTTTGATTTTATTTTTTGCATCGGTTTTCGTTTTTAGCCTCTTTTTTGCTCCGATCATCAGTTTAAGTTCTTACGAATCTTTAAATTCCGTTCTAGTCATCGTTGGACCCAAATCTATTTCTAGTTTGGATTATGAGGAAGGTGTAGAACGTTACAAAAACTTATCTCGTTTTTTTCCCAATTATCGCAAAAAAGGATCTCTCCATTCCCAAGTAGTCGATTTTCTAATCGATCGAGCTGTGGTGGACAATGCAGCAGATGAAGAATCCATCCAAGTAAATGAAAAACGAATCGAAGCGGAAATCCAAAAAAGGATGGAAGCACAAGGAATTAGCGACCTCGAACAATTCAAAAAGTCCGTCCAAACTCAGTTTAATTTACCTTATGATGTTTGGTTGGAAGATCTACCATACCAAATTAAAAAAGGCCAACTTCTACAAATTAAAGTAAGCCCTCCCTTACCTTCTGAACAAGAAGTACAATCATGGTATAACAAGAATAAGGCGAAAGTAGGATCTGAGTTTAAATTTAGGGAAATTGTTTTTTCACCGTCAAATTCATCCATTGATGAAGAAACAAGAGTGTTTAACGAACTCACTGAAATTCGAAACAAATCTTTAAAAGATCCTTCTTTCTTTAAACTTGTTGCTTCAGGTCCAAGAAATGAATCTCGGTATCGTTTGAACGGAGGACTCGTCAACTGGGTTCCAACCTTTGAACTTTACAAATCTCAACCCACTACAGCTTCTGTATTGACTCAAGTAGGCGGAGCTGGAAAAATTTCTGAAGTGTTTCGAGATGATCGCAAACGTTATTGTTTAGTTTTCATTGAAGGAATGCGACCCACTCCTTTAGATGCTGTTAGAAAAGGAATCCAAGGTTTTTTATTTCGAGAGAAAGAACAAACTTCTTTTGAAGAATGGGTTTCCAACACACGAAAAAATTCATCTATCTCCATCTTTGATCCTATTTATATGAAAGAATATAACATTAGCAATCCGGAAGAAAAATACAATATAGACTAA
- a CDS encoding tetratricopeptide repeat protein yields MKAKIQILFFAFLLLLFTNPILTQTEDKETIEINAKIELEKVSRNIINALRYGKFLLADTEWKKIQSEVYKSYSEYDYLNGSLLYSRMEWQEAKESLNKALKKEPNHEAASFLLGMIYAQEDSWSEAKDTWMETNQISPYNPFYHYNLGLAYYILKDYNNAIVSLNKSLEYKANYNEAKLILAKTYLELNETEKAKVELATILEQDPRHIQASHLMGRVVYLTEKDPKKSLTYLKNQRVLGWREKKIYARCYFEIRKWRDAENLLRPIAYSPFADEYDQSFYLNLLLNLGYDERANDFFHFIQKQSQNESKIAEAYRMLLSSREGKDLLYHYFKLRY; encoded by the coding sequence ATGAAAGCTAAAATACAAATTTTATTCTTCGCTTTTTTACTTTTACTCTTCACAAATCCTATATTGACTCAAACAGAAGATAAAGAAACCATCGAAATCAATGCAAAGATTGAATTGGAAAAAGTCAGTCGCAATATCATCAATGCACTTCGTTATGGAAAATTTCTTTTAGCTGACACAGAATGGAAAAAAATCCAATCAGAAGTTTATAAATCCTATTCTGAATATGACTATTTAAACGGAAGTTTATTGTATTCTAGAATGGAATGGCAAGAAGCAAAAGAAAGTTTAAACAAAGCTCTCAAAAAAGAACCAAACCATGAAGCTGCAAGTTTTTTACTCGGTATGATTTATGCCCAGGAAGATAGTTGGTCCGAAGCAAAAGATACTTGGATGGAAACCAATCAAATTTCCCCATACAACCCTTTTTATCATTATAACTTAGGTCTTGCTTACTATATACTAAAAGATTACAACAATGCCATTGTATCTTTGAACAAATCTTTAGAATACAAAGCAAACTACAATGAAGCAAAACTCATTTTGGCAAAAACTTATTTAGAACTAAATGAAACGGAAAAAGCCAAAGTTGAACTCGCCACCATTTTGGAACAAGATCCAAGACACATCCAAGCATCCCATTTAATGGGCCGCGTAGTATATTTAACCGAAAAAGATCCAAAAAAATCTCTCACCTATTTAAAAAACCAAAGAGTCCTCGGATGGCGAGAAAAAAAAATATATGCACGATGTTACTTTGAAATTCGTAAGTGGAGAGATGCAGAAAATCTACTTCGTCCAATCGCCTATTCACCGTTTGCTGACGAATATGACCAAAGTTTTTATTTAAACTTACTTTTAAATTTAGGTTATGATGAAAGAGCCAACGACTTCTTTCATTTCATCCAAAAACAATCTCAAAACGAATCAAAAATTGCGGAAGCGTATAGAATGTTACTCTCTTCCCGAGAGGGAAAAGATTTACTCTATCACTATTTCAAACTTCGTTATTAA
- a CDS encoding NAD(P)(+) transhydrogenase (Re/Si-specific) subunit beta, whose product MELVSILNLSYLVASILFIVGIKQLAHPKTATRGNLLGALGMLIAVVATLFDQAILTYDWILVGVLIGSLIGIILAIKIQMTAMPQLVAVLNGFGGIASVFVAGAALQLSIPKYAFAVNYQEIVSIVFSAIVGGITFSGSFIAFGKLQGFITEKAVRYPGDQLVKILVGLTAVGLGVYGCLVPTDESIYWILSGVSLLLGIFLVIPIGGADMPVVISLLNSYSGIAASATGFVLNNNVLIISGSLVGASGIILTQIMCKAMNRSLTNVLFGGFGAVATEMKDDGDFYSGKVKSTSAEEVAMLLDVARSVVIVPGYGMAVAQAQHTVRDLYQLLTARGIDVTFAIHPVAGRMPGHMNVLLAEADIPYDRLKEMDEINSTFENVDVVIVNGANDVTNPLAKTDPKSPIAGMPILDVGNAKTVVVIKRSLSPGFAGVPNPLFIADNCLMLFGDGKKATQEMITALKES is encoded by the coding sequence ATGGAACTAGTCAGTATTCTTAATCTTTCTTACCTTGTTGCTTCCATCCTTTTTATTGTTGGAATCAAACAGTTGGCTCATCCTAAAACAGCAACCAGAGGAAATTTACTCGGTGCTTTGGGTATGCTCATTGCAGTTGTTGCCACTCTCTTTGACCAAGCCATCTTAACGTATGATTGGATTCTTGTTGGGGTTCTGATCGGATCACTCATCGGAATCATTTTGGCCATCAAAATCCAAATGACTGCTATGCCACAACTTGTGGCCGTCCTCAACGGATTTGGTGGGATTGCATCTGTTTTTGTAGCTGGTGCTGCCTTACAACTTTCCATTCCCAAATATGCATTTGCAGTCAACTACCAAGAGATTGTTTCCATTGTATTCTCTGCCATTGTTGGTGGGATTACCTTCTCTGGAAGTTTTATCGCCTTCGGTAAGTTACAAGGTTTTATTACAGAAAAAGCGGTTCGTTATCCTGGCGACCAACTTGTTAAAATCTTAGTTGGTCTTACTGCTGTTGGACTTGGTGTTTATGGATGTTTGGTTCCAACCGATGAATCCATTTATTGGATTCTCAGTGGTGTGAGTTTACTTCTTGGTATCTTCCTTGTGATTCCAATTGGTGGAGCCGACATGCCAGTCGTGATCTCTCTTCTTAACTCTTATTCAGGGATTGCCGCATCTGCAACAGGATTTGTTCTTAATAATAATGTTCTTATTATTTCGGGTTCCCTTGTAGGTGCCTCTGGAATTATTCTAACACAAATCATGTGTAAAGCGATGAATCGTAGTTTGACGAATGTACTCTTCGGAGGATTCGGGGCTGTCGCTACAGAAATGAAAGATGATGGCGATTTTTACTCTGGTAAAGTCAAATCGACAAGTGCTGAAGAAGTGGCAATGTTGTTAGATGTCGCACGAAGTGTAGTGATTGTCCCTGGTTATGGTATGGCTGTAGCGCAAGCACAACACACAGTACGTGACTTATACCAACTTTTAACCGCACGTGGTATTGATGTTACATTTGCAATCCATCCAGTGGCAGGTCGTATGCCTGGTCACATGAACGTTTTACTTGCAGAAGCAGATATTCCTTATGATCGATTGAAAGAGATGGACGAGATCAATAGTACTTTCGAAAATGTTGATGTTGTGATAGTCAATGGGGCGAATGACGTAACAAACCCTCTTGCAAAAACAGATCCAAAGTCACCAATTGCTGGTATGCCTATTTTGGATGTTGGAAATGCTAAGACAGTTGTTGTGATCAAACGATCCCTTAGTCCAGGATTTGCAGGAGTGCCCAACCCACTCTTCATTGCTGACAACTGTTTGATGTTGTTTGGCGATGGTAAAAAAGCAACACAAGAGATGATCACAGCTTTAAAAGAATCTTAG
- a CDS encoding cytidylyltransferase domain-containing protein yields the protein MSGILSTRDCFAFIQARLGSTRFPKKILKSIPEDTNTSVLDHIHNRLTTIFPREQIVFLVPEGDRELIEFLQNKNYQYFVGSESDVRDRFRKACHHFKAKHIFRLTGDNPFIDLESIRYLYEAITYISDPYYSLSMVGLPLGMGVECFSADSLLFDVEGPLPERHTEHVSLHIKEHPEIHKQFRLSAPHLNHFTDLNPSTLRITVDESKDYELVCLLWEKLGTKDPLFGAKEVIQLAKDQPEFFLVNASVEQVTFPLPKADRKSKPVRIVYGEPSLFGSGHYERCKSLSLFLEMNGFDILLSDKPDLQSKDLPQVLDIRENEFPLNNLFYIDNLHHLPNKSNSSFFLPNPVSPLTPGDPVSYFSSPLSELDWNQITIPGQVLVYAGSLGKEESELIDRYLLQFLNSNVSTKKTNISSLVRIGGTPPIEKIVQYIPRVSYIEFLKQIQISDVILTYFGQTMMESLSNGKKVCLFGITAIHESLGKFAEKELGISYLGSLSELEGNNQFPDVFPNIKIKLVRDAHLKILKWLESIYES from the coding sequence ATGAGTGGTATACTTTCAACGCGTGATTGTTTTGCCTTCATTCAGGCAAGACTAGGCTCCACCAGATTTCCTAAAAAAATTTTAAAGTCCATTCCGGAAGATACAAACACATCTGTTCTTGATCATATCCACAATCGCCTTACCACTATCTTTCCTAGAGAACAGATTGTTTTTTTAGTTCCTGAAGGAGACAGAGAACTAATTGAATTTTTGCAAAACAAAAACTACCAATATTTTGTTGGATCGGAATCTGACGTTCGAGATAGATTTCGAAAGGCTTGCCATCATTTCAAAGCGAAACATATTTTTCGCCTAACGGGAGATAATCCATTTATTGATTTAGAATCCATCCGATATTTGTATGAAGCAATCACTTATATTTCGGATCCATATTATAGTTTATCTATGGTTGGATTGCCTTTGGGAATGGGGGTAGAATGTTTTTCAGCAGATTCTCTTTTGTTTGATGTAGAAGGTCCATTACCCGAACGACATACAGAACATGTCTCTCTTCATATCAAAGAACATCCAGAAATCCATAAACAATTCCGATTGTCGGCGCCACATCTCAATCATTTCACTGATTTAAATCCAAGTACCCTTCGAATCACAGTCGATGAATCCAAAGATTACGAACTCGTTTGTTTGTTGTGGGAAAAATTAGGAACCAAAGATCCATTGTTTGGGGCCAAAGAAGTGATTCAGTTGGCAAAAGACCAACCAGAATTTTTTTTAGTCAATGCCTCTGTGGAACAAGTGACCTTTCCCTTACCTAAAGCAGATCGAAAATCCAAACCGGTACGCATTGTCTATGGCGAACCTTCCCTCTTTGGAAGTGGACACTATGAACGATGCAAATCTTTGTCTCTATTTTTGGAGATGAATGGATTTGATATATTACTATCTGACAAACCAGACCTCCAATCCAAAGATTTACCGCAGGTTCTAGATATTAGAGAAAATGAATTTCCCTTAAATAATTTGTTTTATATCGATAATCTCCACCATTTACCAAACAAATCCAATTCTAGTTTTTTTCTACCAAATCCAGTGTCACCTCTTACACCAGGAGATCCTGTTTCGTATTTTAGTTCTCCACTTTCTGAATTGGATTGGAACCAAATAACCATTCCTGGACAAGTTCTTGTATATGCTGGTAGTTTAGGAAAAGAAGAATCAGAATTAATCGATCGTTATCTATTGCAATTTCTGAATTCCAATGTTTCTACTAAAAAAACTAACATAAGTTCATTGGTTCGAATTGGAGGAACCCCGCCAATAGAAAAAATAGTCCAGTACATCCCTCGAGTTTCTTATATTGAATTTTTAAAGCAAATTCAAATTTCTGACGTTATTCTTACATACTTTGGCCAAACGATGATGGAATCTCTATCCAATGGTAAAAAAGTTTGTTTGTTTGGAATCACAGCTATACACGAATCTTTGGGTAAATTTGCCGAAAAAGAATTAGGAATTTCCTATTTAGGATCTTTATCTGAATTAGAGGGAAACAATCAATTTCCAGATGTTTTTCCTAATATAAAAATAAAATTAGTTCGCGATGCTCACTTAAAAATTTTGAAATGGTTAGAATCAATTTATGAAAGCTAA
- a CDS encoding aspartate kinase, translating into MSSKIVVQKYGGTSVGDTTKIQNVAKRIKRYHDEGQKVAVVVSAMGHTTDELVDLADQISKNPPKREMDMLLSTGEQVSIALLAIALNEIGVPAQSFTGSQLKILTDGNFSNGKIEMIDRSRIDEAFNKGKVVIVAGFQGIDKDENIVTLGRGGSDTSAVALAAALGADECEIYTDVDGVYTADPRKIPTAKMHKQITYEEMLELASLGAGVLHSRSVELGMNYNVVIHVRSSFHDKPGTLVMSEDKIMEKMKVSGVTAKGDQARVTIADVKDKPGIAAELFTQLANKDVIVDVIVQSSPRDGINTISFTIAKKDISAAKPIIDAYAKDHGNGKAEIDENISIVSAVGVGMKSHVGVAAKMFQSLAEKNINIEMISTSEIKISCVIKQNQAEDAVKALHTTFIG; encoded by the coding sequence ATGTCATCGAAAATCGTTGTCCAAAAATACGGTGGAACCTCCGTTGGTGACACCACTAAAATCCAAAATGTGGCCAAACGTATCAAACGTTACCACGATGAAGGCCAAAAAGTTGCCGTTGTAGTTTCTGCAATGGGACATACTACCGACGAACTTGTCGACCTTGCTGACCAAATTTCTAAAAATCCTCCCAAACGAGAAATGGATATGTTGCTCTCGACAGGTGAACAAGTCTCGATTGCTCTTCTTGCCATTGCTCTGAATGAAATCGGAGTACCAGCACAATCTTTTACTGGCTCTCAATTAAAAATCCTAACCGATGGAAACTTCTCCAATGGAAAGATCGAAATGATCGATCGTTCTCGAATTGATGAGGCATTTAACAAAGGAAAGGTGGTAATTGTTGCTGGTTTCCAAGGAATCGATAAAGACGAAAACATTGTTACCCTTGGCCGCGGGGGAAGTGATACTTCTGCTGTTGCTCTTGCTGCTGCCCTTGGAGCCGATGAATGTGAAATTTATACAGACGTTGATGGTGTTTACACTGCTGACCCAAGAAAAATTCCAACAGCAAAGATGCACAAACAAATCACTTATGAAGAAATGTTAGAACTCGCAAGCCTTGGGGCTGGAGTCCTTCATTCTCGAAGTGTTGAATTAGGTATGAACTATAACGTGGTCATCCACGTACGATCCAGTTTCCACGACAAACCGGGAACTTTAGTGATGAGTGAGGACAAAATTATGGAAAAAATGAAAGTGAGTGGAGTCACTGCAAAAGGTGACCAAGCTCGAGTTACCATTGCCGATGTAAAAGACAAACCAGGAATTGCTGCAGAGTTATTCACTCAATTAGCAAACAAAGATGTGATTGTGGATGTGATTGTTCAATCATCTCCAAGAGACGGAATCAATACCATTTCCTTCACCATTGCCAAAAAAGACATTTCCGCCGCAAAACCAATCATTGATGCCTATGCGAAAGACCATGGAAATGGTAAAGCTGAGATTGATGAAAACATATCTATTGTTTCCGCTGTTGGTGTAGGCATGAAATCCCATGTAGGGGTGGCAGCTAAGATGTTCCAATCACTTGCTGAAAAAAACATCAATATTGAAATGATCTCCACATCGGAGATTAAAATTTCCTGCGTCATCAAACAAAACCAAGCGGAAGATGCAGTAAAGGCTTTACATACCACGTTCATCGGGTAA
- a CDS encoding DUF1554 domain-containing protein, with product MKDLSNFRSDIKLIIVSFICFTFVSCEPNNSDNTAVASALALVTNNSSSSSSSATSSCATTGTCKIFISNPTAPMNAGISGFDNHCNNSANKPSGSHTYKALISDGVKRRACSTANCSGGTSENIDWVLKPNQQYKRKDGTTIIATTNANGIFVSSLTNVIDPDMFDGASDHVFTGVNADWTPGDDCSDWTGIGNAMTGAYLYADFRTFAENSRNCNTMVGNVYKGKAICVEQ from the coding sequence ATGAAAGACTTATCAAATTTCCGATCGGATATTAAACTTATCATTGTTAGTTTTATCTGCTTCACTTTTGTCTCTTGTGAACCAAATAACTCAGACAATACGGCCGTAGCCAGTGCACTTGCACTCGTTACTAATAACAGTTCTTCTTCTAGTAGTTCAGCAACATCTTCCTGTGCAACCACGGGGACTTGTAAAATATTCATCTCAAATCCAACTGCTCCTATGAATGCAGGTATTTCTGGCTTTGATAATCACTGTAACAATTCGGCAAATAAACCATCAGGTAGTCATACCTACAAAGCATTGATTTCAGATGGAGTAAAAAGAAGGGCCTGTTCTACAGCAAATTGCTCAGGTGGAACGTCTGAAAACATTGATTGGGTTCTCAAACCGAACCAACAATACAAACGAAAAGATGGAACCACAATCATCGCAACTACAAATGCCAATGGTATTTTTGTTTCTTCACTGACCAATGTAATTGATCCAGATATGTTTGATGGAGCTAGTGATCATGTTTTCACGGGTGTAAATGCAGACTGGACTCCTGGTGATGATTGTTCTGATTGGACAGGAATTGGAAATGCGATGACAGGAGCATATCTTTATGCTGATTTCCGAACTTTTGCAGAAAATTCAAGAAATTGTAATACTATGGTTGGAAATGTCTATAAAGGGAAAGCAATCTGTGTGGAACAATAA